A part of Zonotrichia leucophrys gambelii isolate GWCS_2022_RI chromosome 7, RI_Zleu_2.0, whole genome shotgun sequence genomic DNA contains:
- the CDCA7 gene encoding cell division cycle-associated protein 7 isoform X1 has translation MAPSRPQRRSARRNFTTFRNTKLIPMETSSSSDDSCDSFGSDNFANTKSKFRSDIKEELAKIFHEASDDESFCGFSENEVQDALKLESDSDENDASAESEIDQRGQKCSVPLKVAMKFPPRRSERRKGGMEPVPETPMPALDSDSDSEENGAMFLEKRALNIKENKAMLAKLMAELQNVSGIFGGRKSLPAVSHQGPKRLPRRSLPKCALRRNPDRSSRPHTRSRSLIEGPPTVAPEEEEDDPYILVRRRKMSDEYLEHEARTPRRGHRGAMAFPHVVRPVEDITAEELDNICGSASEKVYNRALGSTCHQCRQKTIDTKTNCRNPECVGVRGQFCGPCLRNRYGEDVRAALLDPTWRCPPCRGICNCSFCRQRDGRCATGVLVYLAKYHGFDNVHAYLKSLKQELGMED, from the exons aTGGCCCCGTCGCGCCCGCAG CGTCGTTCAGCAAGGAGAAACTTCACAACCTTTCGAAATACGAAACTGATTCCCATGGAAACATCCTCATCCTCTGATGACAGTTGTGACAGTTTTGGTTCTGATAATTTTGCAAATACA aaAAGCAAATTTAGGTCGGATATTAAAGAAGAActggcaaaaatatttcatgaagCCTCTGATGATGAATCTTTCTGTGGCTTTTCAGAAAATGAGGTTCAAGATGCATTG AAATTGGAATCAGATTCAGATGAGAATGATGCAAGTGCTGAAAGTGAGATTGATCAGAGAGGGCAGAAATGCTCTGTTCCTCTGAAAGTAGCCATGAAGTTTCCACCTCGACGATCAGAGAGGAGGAAGGGTGGCATGGAACCTGTTCCTGAAACACCAATGCCTGCTCTAGATTCAGACTCTGACAGTGAAGAAAATGGTGCTATGTTCTTAGAAAAAAGAGCTTTaaacataaaggaaaacaaagcaatg CTTGCAAAACTAATGGCTGAGTTGCAGAATGTTTCTGGTATCTTTGGTGGGAGAAAATCGTTGCCAGCTGTCAGTCAT CAGGGACCAAAGCGACTTCCAAGGCGTTCACTGCCCAAATGTGCCTTGAGGAGGAACCCAGACCGGAGTTCTCGGCCTCACACAAGGTCCAGGTCCTTGATTGAAGGCCCTCCTACTGTTGCaccagaagaggaagaagatgacCCATACATCTTGgtgagaagaagaaagatgTCTGATGAATACCTGGAG CATGAAGCCCGTACTCCCAGGAGGGGTCACCGTGGTGCCATGGCTTTTCCACATGTCGTGCGCCCGGTTGAGGACATAACAGCAGAAGAGCTGGATAACATCTGTGGATCTGCAAGTGAAAAAGTATATAACAGGGCCTTG GGGTCCACCTGTCATCAGTGCCGCCAGAAAACCATAGACACCAAGACAAATTGTCGTAACCCTGAGTGCGTGGGAGTGCGGGGCCAGTTCTGCGGGCCCTGCCTGCGCAACAGATACGGGGAGGATGTCAGAGCAGCGCTGCTGGACCCG ACATGGAGGTGCCCCCCATGTCGTGGAATCTGCAACTGTAGCTTCTGCAGACAGCGAGATGGCCGATGTGCCACCGGTGTCCTGGTCTATCTGGCCAAGTACCACGGCTTTGACAATGTCCATGCCTACTTAAAGAG TCTGAAACAAGAACTTGGAATGGAAGACTGA
- the CDCA7 gene encoding cell division cycle-associated protein 7 isoform X2 produces METSSSSDDSCDSFGSDNFANTKSKFRSDIKEELAKIFHEASDDESFCGFSENEVQDALKLESDSDENDASAESEIDQRGQKCSVPLKVAMKFPPRRSERRKGGMEPVPETPMPALDSDSDSEENGAMFLEKRALNIKENKAMLAKLMAELQNVSGIFGGRKSLPAVSHQGPKRLPRRSLPKCALRRNPDRSSRPHTRSRSLIEGPPTVAPEEEEDDPYILVRRRKMSDEYLEHEARTPRRGHRGAMAFPHVVRPVEDITAEELDNICGSASEKVYNRALGSTCHQCRQKTIDTKTNCRNPECVGVRGQFCGPCLRNRYGEDVRAALLDPTWRCPPCRGICNCSFCRQRDGRCATGVLVYLAKYHGFDNVHAYLKSLKQELGMED; encoded by the exons ATGGAAACATCCTCATCCTCTGATGACAGTTGTGACAGTTTTGGTTCTGATAATTTTGCAAATACA aaAAGCAAATTTAGGTCGGATATTAAAGAAGAActggcaaaaatatttcatgaagCCTCTGATGATGAATCTTTCTGTGGCTTTTCAGAAAATGAGGTTCAAGATGCATTG AAATTGGAATCAGATTCAGATGAGAATGATGCAAGTGCTGAAAGTGAGATTGATCAGAGAGGGCAGAAATGCTCTGTTCCTCTGAAAGTAGCCATGAAGTTTCCACCTCGACGATCAGAGAGGAGGAAGGGTGGCATGGAACCTGTTCCTGAAACACCAATGCCTGCTCTAGATTCAGACTCTGACAGTGAAGAAAATGGTGCTATGTTCTTAGAAAAAAGAGCTTTaaacataaaggaaaacaaagcaatg CTTGCAAAACTAATGGCTGAGTTGCAGAATGTTTCTGGTATCTTTGGTGGGAGAAAATCGTTGCCAGCTGTCAGTCAT CAGGGACCAAAGCGACTTCCAAGGCGTTCACTGCCCAAATGTGCCTTGAGGAGGAACCCAGACCGGAGTTCTCGGCCTCACACAAGGTCCAGGTCCTTGATTGAAGGCCCTCCTACTGTTGCaccagaagaggaagaagatgacCCATACATCTTGgtgagaagaagaaagatgTCTGATGAATACCTGGAG CATGAAGCCCGTACTCCCAGGAGGGGTCACCGTGGTGCCATGGCTTTTCCACATGTCGTGCGCCCGGTTGAGGACATAACAGCAGAAGAGCTGGATAACATCTGTGGATCTGCAAGTGAAAAAGTATATAACAGGGCCTTG GGGTCCACCTGTCATCAGTGCCGCCAGAAAACCATAGACACCAAGACAAATTGTCGTAACCCTGAGTGCGTGGGAGTGCGGGGCCAGTTCTGCGGGCCCTGCCTGCGCAACAGATACGGGGAGGATGTCAGAGCAGCGCTGCTGGACCCG ACATGGAGGTGCCCCCCATGTCGTGGAATCTGCAACTGTAGCTTCTGCAGACAGCGAGATGGCCGATGTGCCACCGGTGTCCTGGTCTATCTGGCCAAGTACCACGGCTTTGACAATGTCCATGCCTACTTAAAGAG TCTGAAACAAGAACTTGGAATGGAAGACTGA
- the LOC135450645 gene encoding uncharacterized protein LOC135450645, producing the protein MAVQLYKPGTTGGGSSRFISCLWLFVKMSSRIPLLFVLAFSPSRVENALNCKKRALRCLLEWMMKNSKELMKADSELDVQRHLRLTTQRTEEWRRQAVSPWEEGELGLQHAALPAFPEPLSPCPGPEPPPGHLRDRSRPPPALFGRGRRAETRTWCSVECAVYPGFNTHIPFPALASKGHRFARAAAASLQLIAAGLAAAREAPGNAELPQLHCAVTRGAEASPRVSLLTLSRGAPVSDPPFPGGLWAACALRARTTLLCKHCWVRALLRAASTQTLGFISWRTHTALENCRFREFISVYFIWHIKVFKTKKGELETTEASQLALARHERPPLPAPLLQPNPATFRPGAFRATGPGPCSSTKPTPRTEKEKGDLRSGPFGDIAGELTSSLAEAAGRAQGSPPGAGPRGVCAASARTRAATRERRRRPRPPRSLRFGANLQFQRSPPP; encoded by the exons ATGGCGGTGCAGTTGTACAAGCCTGGTACAACTGGTGGTGGCAGCTCAAGATTTATCAGCTGTCTGTGGTTGTTCGTCAAGATGTCCAGCAGGATTCCTCTGCTGTTT GTACTTGCATTTTCCCCTTCCAGGGTTGAAAATGCTCTGAATTGTAAGAAGCGAGCTCTGAGATGCCTGCTGGAGTGGATGATGAAAAACAGCAAAGAGCTCATGAAGGCAGATTCAGAACTGGACGTCCAAA GGCATTTGAGATTAACAACTCAGAGGACAGAGGAATGGCGCCGGCAGGCAGTGTCCCCCTGGGAGGAAGgcgagctggggctgcagcatgCAGCCCTTCCCGCGTTCCCAGagcccctgagcccctgcccgGGGCCGGAGCCTCCTCCGGGACACCTCCGGGACAGGTCCCGGCCACCTCCGGCGCTCTTTGGCAGGGGCCGGCGGGCGGAGACACGGACATGGTGCAGTGTAGAATGCGCAGTGTACCCGGGGTTCAACACACACATTCCTTTCCCTGCCTTAGCAAGCAAG GGGCACAGGTTTGCACGGGCCGCGGCCGCCTCCCTCCAGCTGATTGCAGCGGGACTcgctgctgccagggaagcaCCTGGAAATGCTGAGCTGCCACAGTTGCATTG TGCTGTTACCCGAGGAGCGGAGGCGTCGCCCAGAGTCTCACTGCTGACGCTGAGCCGTGGGGCCCCGGTGAGTGATCCCCCATTCcccggggggctctgggcagcctgcgCGCTGCGGGCTCGCACCACGCTGCTCTGCAAGCACTGCTGGGTGCGGGCACTGCTGCGGGCAGCCAGCACACAGACCCTCGGCTTTATTTCGTGGAGAACCCACACTGCCCTTGAAAACTGCAGGTTTAGGGAGTTTATTTCCGTTTATTTTATTTGGCatataaaagtatttaaaacaaaaaaaggagagcTAGAAACCACGGAGGCTTCCCAACTGGCCCTGGCTAGGCACGAGCGgcccccgctccccgcccccCTTCTGCAGCCGAATCCCGCCACGTTCCGCCCGGGAGCTTTTCGCGCCACAGGGCCAGGCCCTTGCAGCTCCACAAAGCCTACACCGcgaacagaaaaagaaaaaggggaccTCCGCAGTGGCCCCTTCGGGGACATCGCGGGAGAGCTGACGAGCTCCTTAGCAGAGGCGGCCGGGCGGGCGCAGGGGAGCCCACCGGGTGCCGGACCCCGCGGGGTGTGCGCTGCATCTGCCAGGACGCGGGCGGCAACGCGGGAAAggcgccgccggccccgccccccgcggtCCCTCCGCTTTGGCGCGAACCTTCAGTTCCAGcgctcgccgccgccg